The Brassica napus cultivar Da-Ae chromosome C1, Da-Ae, whole genome shotgun sequence DNA segment atttttaattttttgaatgcTTATAATCTCGCGGAACAAATTTCTTGATGTAATCCTTATGCACTTAATCCTACCAATTATAACTACATATATCATACATAACTTTGACACACCGTATCACAATCAACTTGCTACAAAACAAGCATATAAAATTTGAGAGCTATGAATTTCATCTCTGACTTTTTATTCAAAGAAAACCAGGAGAaagttttatcagtttttttttttgtttctttataacTTATTTCATGTAGCATTTTATTATCATGTTGCCtatgtttaattttattgtatattcataatttatattatgaaaataataattatatttcttatgttttgttttatcttaaataaataataaatttatgtaaGTCCTtcttatttttatagatttaattCCATCTGTTTTTACGAACGGAAATAATGGTATCATCGACCACGAAATCCGTTTTTTCGTACTACACATCCCGTAAGTATTCAACATctgtaaaaagaaagatatacaTTTGTATAGTATCACATGGTTTGAacccttctttttttcttttacagtaACGTCGTCATTAAGTGTCGCTTATGGTGCACTTGCTCATGTTTTCAATGATTTATGGAATTCTATACATGCAGACATAGTATTATGTGTTTTACAGTGTTGGCAAATTAATTGGGGACAAAGTAATCTATTGTATTTATTGCATATACAATCGATTAATAGGAGctgatattatatttatattttgctaATATTTGACATATTTCATAATAAGGCCGACTTAAGAGGGTTACTAACATTGATGGAATTTCCAAAACTGTCTTCGATCCCATTGGTGTTCCAGAAATTGATGTTTTAAGATTGAGGTAATACATGCATTcacatattttgttaaataatatttttaaattctctaGATAATCTCTTTGCTATTGCTCATAATAGGATTGCAAACGAAGACTTCTGAATGCATTATTGACAGCAGTTATTTTGtctctatttttaattttcttttgttttttatacattgttccttttatattttattagactattgcttatgtttcatttaatattatatttataatttacccgcatgcaaacaaatatacaattaaattttgatggccatcgcatataaatttatatttacatactaaAATTTCTCGCTATAATCCGtactttcttagatatatttttcttactatgcctttaacttttattatgtctacatattaaaagttataatactTTAATAATCTCCTCGTTCCGCGCAGGACGAGGGTTATCACCTAGTTATTAAGCAAAAGGAAAGCGCAGCTGATTATTAAATGAGAATACGTGATATAAATGAAGGGTGGTTACTGGTTACATCGCTTTATTATAAATTGATGCAGTTATACAAAAACGTAAAAAATTTAAGTTGGACCCAATTAATATCAAAATTGATGCAGTTatacaaaaatgtaaaaaatttaagttGGACCCAATTAATATCAATCGGTCATACAggagttttaatagaatagatatatcaaataaatattgttgTTCTTTATTGActtatttttgggttcaccctgaacctataggttcaccaaccaataagattgtgttatttcaaatatgatatcttttataaaaaaaaataaaatattgtcaaagttatattatgtttttaaaataaaaaaaataaaaaaataaaaatagtaataattacaaaaaaaaataatattaaaaataatacttaGTCCCACTCAGAGAACCATACAGAAAAGAAAAGTACAGCAACTTCAAGGTTTTGATTCTTCCGCGAGAGATCGCATTGCAATTTGAAGATTTAGGTTcatcatctttttgtttttatgtgatGAGCTCTATATTCGCCAAAGATATGCAGAAGCATATAGCAGTGTCTCCTGTGCCTGTAGGGACCTTCAGCGAAGAGATTATTGGGAGATATTTCTGAATGGGCTTATTAAGAccagtaagaaaaaaaattaaaactgttGTTTCTTTTACTGTAAGCATCCTAGGAGGTGATAATATCATTAGAATTCATAATGTTAGAGAAAACTCAGAAGCAACAATGGTGTTGTTTAAATGTATTTTCAAAACTTCACCAAAACCGTTCAAACAACTTCCAAATTCTACCCAAATTAAAAAACTCCAAATTCTACCCAAATTAAAAAACTCcatatataatttacatgtaGTTTTTGCTGTAATTGTAAGATATTATAGTCAGCTAAAGATTAtgaaaaaacatttcaataataataattataaactatttttagtcaattacaaatatatttatgtaatcatctaagaaaatagatacataaaaagaaaatatttctattactttgaaATTCAGTAAGGATTttgtaatttatgttttatttatgttttatgggtatattaagttccacaaacataaataaaacataaaaatgaccaaaaaatataaaattaaaaagaaattaaatatgaagaaaaacaaattcagtaaggattttgtaatttttgatcaaaatatgcttatcataaaaaaatatttttaggttccatttttaatatctcttaaaaatcaACACTAAAATTGTGATTGTTTTTGTGAGAtcaattatataagtaaaatataatttatatgtagtTTTTGCTGTAATTGTAAGATATTATAGTCAGCTAAAGATTAtgaaaaaacatttcaataataataattataaactatttttagtcaattacaaatatatttatgtaatcatctaagaaaatagatagataaaaagaaaatatttctattactttgaaaatatatttattttatattgaaagatataaagaatgtatttttattactttgaacgtatatttttgttatgtaaaatatgttttaaacgaaatattactattttgtgaactttctttttaatgaaatcatattatatgtacatatattttcgtttttaagctttatatttttttttcctttttactatatatgttatttagaaaaaggaaaaaaagaaaactaaaaaaattaataatagtatttaaattcaatctttttaattcattaaaggtTTTGAAACTggcttttcaaataatattatttttttttttgcatgggCATGCCATATATATTTAAGAGTACATCAAACATATAATGCATTTTCCAGTAGAGggataattgtttaatataataaaacaatcataaaattttaaaacgcaTATAATATCTGATGAAATATTAGTTTAGTTATTCCAAAGAGATCGGAGCACCAATATGGCTCTCAACTCTGCGGACACAATCCTTCCATGTATATTTGCTTTTTGGGACTGCGTTAGATGCACTAGGATCAAAATAAGCAAACTGGGGTATAGTTTCGTATTTAGCTACTACTAGATGACAATCTCTGCCAATCTTTAATAGATAACGACAACATTCAATCGTCAACGGCGTCGTAGTCTCATCCAACATGTCCGTCAAAATTTTAGCTCCACAATATCCCGTCTCCACCTTGTCAAGGCAACCCTGAAGAATATTAAACTCTTTGTCCGTGTAATAACTCAACCTTCGGTCCAATGACGGTGAATCGGCGGATGGAGGATCATGAGCATCGTGGATATCAAAATCCGGCGTAGGAGATATGTTCACATCTTCTGGTACCTCTGGTACCTCAGGTACCTCTGGTGAATATCGATCAAATTCTTGGGATTGCTCGGGAGCACCAATGTAGCTCTCAATTCTGCGGACACAATCCTTCCATGTATATTTGCTTTTTGCGACTGCATTAGATGCACTAGGATCTATAAAAGCATTCTGGGGTACAGATTCGTATTTAGCTACTACTAGATGACAATCTCTGCCAATCTTTAATAGATCACGACAACATCCAATCGTCAACGGCGTCGTAGTCTCATCCAACATGTCCTTCAAAATTTTAGCTCCACAATAATCCGTCTCCACCTTTTTAAGGCAATCCTGAAGAAAAGCAAACTCTTCGTCCGTGTAATAACTCACTTGTGGTTGTGATGGAGCTTCGATATAATCTGGTATAGGAGGTATGCTCACATCTTCTAGTGAATAATCATATTCTTGGGAAAAAATTGTGTGAGACATGAAAGATACTACTGTGAATACAAACATTAACATGGAAAGAGACTTTGCCATATTTTCCTTTGGTTTAGGATGTTAGATTGGTGAAAATGAATTAGAGATGTTATAGGGAAGTGCGTACGTTTTATTTGTGGAAGAGTAATTAAttgatgataaatttattcattGATAGTTTTATGTTATTCATTATTTAACAGTTTTTGGgtaaaatcatcatttaatatttttgtttcaaaataacgTACGTTTTATTTGTGGAAGAGTAATTAAttgatgataaatttattcattCATAGTTTTATGTTATTCATTATTTAACAGTTTTTGGGtaaaagcatcatttaatatttttgtttcaaaataacgTTTACACTAAACTAAGACTAAGGTCCATACATTTGAAATGAAACACACCAGAgttcaagaaaaaaatgttttagcCGGTGACAATGAGGATCTCACAGATATGCGGAATATTATGTCAGACTCAAACTAGCAGCTGCTAGCTTTTTTATCTAATCGAATATTCCATAATTTCATGTAAtcctaattttttatatttttattcactAAAAGTATTACAAATTTATTCaccaaaagttttaaaaagaagTAGCATGAAATTTGGACTATTAGTATTCATATTGAATATGTAGATAGTTGGGGCATGAGTgtcttaacttttattttagatgaatgtatcaaattatttttcaatgACATATATTTTACTGCCTCATGCATTAACATACTTTTGAAAATGATTTAATACttgtaaaaattgaaaattgtgTCAAACATATGTATTTCATGTATCATTAATATTTCACacatttgaaacaaaaaaaaattgtttattctAGAGTAGCATATATCTGTTTTTCCATGCATTtttagtatgtttttttttttctgagaaaGGATCATTCTTGGTAATCCAACACTATATTAAGATAccaacataattattttatggTTTGAGTTTCTTGATTACCAAAAGTGTAAtgataattgattaatattctctcttttaaaaaaaatatttaacacttcaaaaaatttgtcttacttaaaatttttataatcttttcaaaattaaatataaaattatgtaaattctTATATAATATGGCTCGTTATATtctgtaatttattttttgattagtTGAATTATAGTTATATAGATATTTAATGagtttgctgacaaaaaaatattaatgactttttgtttagaaaataaaagtatttttttcaattaaaaaacgAGGGAGTAtgaatatctatactattatttgagaagtgaatttgcttatgtgtcatgttctccatgattttagacaattttacttatttttataagttttatctaagtcattgatttattattagtttttagctgaatcactaatttattaatttaaaaaatagaattttatatataattaaaaacgaatttttatttaataatattaaatttatacgttatattaaatattaaatatttagttaattttcttatttgtcatattttattaggttttaagttttaaataggtaattgatttattattattttttaaccgagtatttattaatttgcaCAAAACCCGTAATGAATTTATAATGAAACacaaatttacttttattttaaataattaataattaattataaactaatataataaaattgtgaaaatatattttaaaaattaagaaaattcttatatatatatatttatttgtcatattttattaggttttaaattttaaataggtaattgatttattattattttttaaccgattatttattaatttgcaCAAACCCGTAATGAATTTATAATGAAAcacgaattttattttattttaaataattaataattaattataaactaatataataaaattgtgaaaatatattttaaaaatgaagagaattattatatatatatatttatatattatgttactatctgaaaacaatattttttatcataaatttaaaaaattaagatataaaacaatttataattaaatattagtcaaagaacaatattcatataaagttattttctaactatttttaatatatgagtgttttaaaaccttttaacataataataaatatatactttgataaacatttttttgacatatattaataattggatgtttgatttaactatttgaaatcataattaaaaactaacttgtaactaaatttaaaacaaattttcttttaattgctTTTACTTAAAACCAGTTTAAGTTTAATCTGGGAAACACTATGGCTTCAGTTGGTGATCACTGgaagaatgaaaaaaatgaaaaaaatgaaaaataaattttcatttgacaaattgaaaaactaaaataaaatatgaattttgttcaatttgttctttatcaaaattgCATAGGAAAATTTTTCCTTATAAATTCATTCCTCCATAGGGAACTTAGAGGGAAAAAATGGAATCCACCTTTCAATAATTTGACTAAAATTCAATATAACTGGATAAATTTTAATGAACAAAGAATTCACCATAAAGTTTTTCCTTCAACATGGTCATCAATTAGAGTTTTATTATGCCggtttttggattaataaaacataaattaataagtaTTCATAAGATGATTATCACCGTATGTGCAGACAAAACACCTGGTATAATGGTAACAATCATAACACTGAGAACACATATAACATCATAATGAGGTGCTATTGTTTAAATCATCCGAAGAGACAGGAGCACCAATTTGGCTCCGGGCTCCCAACTTCCCAAACACAATTGTTTCATCTCTGTTGATTTTCGAAATTGTGTTAGAAGCAATATCTTTATACTCATAAATCGAAATAATAATTTGGGTCAGTCCTAAATGTCCGTCTTTAATAAATACAACAACATTCATCTGTCAATATTTGTGTCGTCATCTCATCCAACATGTTCTTAAAAATGTCGTTTCCACATTTCGAATTCTAATTTTGTAGGCAAACATGAAGAAAATCGAGAATGTTCATGCGAGTAATGATGCATAAGCTCCAtctcatatttaatttctaGTAAATTGGCGGGAGCTTCAATAGGAGATATGTTCACATTTTCTTATACCTTTTGTGACTATTGATCAATTTCTCGAAAAAAGTTGGCTGAGACGTCGAACCTACTACTATGGATACAAGTATCACCATGAGAAGAGACTTTGGcttatttgtttttgattttggattttaGATTGGTGACAACTAACGATATAACTTATAGGGAAATGAGTATTTGTTGAAAAGTTATATGGGTCATAATATAACTTAAGATCTACAATTGCGTATGGCGGTATGCGCTGTTGTGATTCGCATTCTTTCTACATATAACttatgaaaacatatatatatcaaatatattttacattgttTTGCCGTTAAGTAAATGATTTTTTGACAGTATTTTGCAAACCAACCCAAGTTGGAACAGTTTATTCTCTATCAAACGAGAACGATACCATCATTGAGTATTTTTCATTGGATCCGAGAACCTTGATtagaaaatatgtatatttgcaTGGGCATGGCCATATAATCTTAATAGTACATCAAACGTATAATGCATTTTTCAGTAGTGTGATAGGAATCATAAAATTCAAAACGCATATAATATCAAGATGATGAAATATTAGTTtagtttttccaaaaaaatctcaaaatgcATATAATATCAAGACGATGAAATATTAGTTTAGTTCTTCTAAAAAAATTGGAGAACCAATATGGCTCCCAACTCTGCGGACACAATCTTTCCATGTATGTTTGCTTTTAGGAATAGCCTTCGAAgcaatattattatattcaGTGTTTGAAGAAATGATATGTGCCACTCCTAGTTGACAATCTTTGCCAATCTTTAATAGAATAAGACAACATTCATTCGTCAATTGCGTCGTAGTTTTATCCAACATGTTCTTGACAATGTTATCTCCACAATCCGAATTCAGCTTTTGAAGGCAAATCTGAAGAAAATTGAATTGTTTGTCCGAGTACTGTCTCCCAAGTTTCATGTTATATTCCATTGTCGGTGAATCAGCTTCGAATGGAGATTCATCGGGAGTTTCGACGTAGATATCAAAATCTGGCATGGGAGATATGTTCACATCTTCTGGTACCTCTAGTGAATATCGATCAAATTGTTGGGAAAAAGTTGTGTGAGCCATGATAAATACTACGGTGAATACAAGAGTTAACATGGAAAGAGACATTGCcatatttacttttggtttaggATGTTAGATTGGTGACAAGGAACTAGAGATGTTATAGGGCAATGCGTAGacgttttattttgtttaagagTAATTAATTGATGATAAGTTTATTCATTGATACGTTTATGTTAATTCATTATTTAACAGTTCTTTGGGAAAATCACCATTTAACGgtttggtttcaaaataacGTTTACACTAAACTACAAATATGTTTTAGTACCATTGATGATAACGTTGGATTGAATACTAGCTGAAAAGTCTCATCCTTGTGACCgggatttttgtttaaattttaattttgaatatatatttagtatgattatatatatattataatttattataaaaaacataAGTAGCTAAAcagttataaatttattttaaattattcatttttGTTGTCTTAagcatttcaaaatttttagtaTCCAATTTTTGGCTATTGGAAGTTATATATAAGGTAATGAGCAGAATGAACAATGAACAAAAACTGAGTAATTTTGGTTTATGGTGTTTAATTGGGTTAAATTGTAGAAATGTTTCATTtcacttaaaactatttatatattttgtttttcattcgTCTCGATGTAATTTAATAGATCATTCCCCTTAAACTTACAATCATATACTTTtacgttttatttttcttaattcagcggtttaaaaattataatattttctagataaaaaaacttacaactaTATCACTTGAAATTACAGTCCAAATTCTTACATCAAAATTTCTGCATTTACAACACAACTAATCGGACACATTATCTAAATattctttttacttatataagtTTGATGTAACACTACAAAAATAAGATGATcaaacatcatttattttatatttttgagtcgcttataaatgatgtaaaagaaatttatatcatttatataaatgactctgaaagtggtgatgcaaataatttacatcattttattaataattgggATCAAATTCTCCTATGGACCAAAAGGGTTAGGAATAATCTGATATggaccactttttttttttttacattttgcattaaatttaattcaaaaattatagGAAATAACCAAAAAACCAACACACTTTAACATATTTACAAATCCATGCCATTTATATCCTACCCAGACCCATATCCAAGATCCGACCCAAAACCTGACCCAAATTTaaactctaatttttttttctttctcttatcTTCTCCATTGATACTTCTTCAATTTTAAAGCAAAGTCAAAAGTTTCTTTAATCACTTATCAATTTTCGTTTTGTTATCCTAAATCGATCAACACATAGTCTTCTTAATCCATTATGTCTTATTCGAAACCAAATTTCATCATATACATACgagattcataaaaaataagaaCGCAGAGTACtactagtacaactagtacaactccaactagtacaactagtacaactagaaAATGTATAACTTGTACAACTAAATTGAGTATAACCAatataactggtacaactagAACTCGAATTACTAGTACTTTGCAACTAATAATGtgatatttagtttttgttttcagcGTATGAATGCTATACAAAAAGATGATGTTGAACTAATAATACATATTACCCTATTCTTTCTCGCTTGCATCTGTCAAAATATATCTATAACTAGAACAACTAAAACATGTATAATTACTAcaattttacaattaatatgattatatttgatttttgttttcagcgTATGAATGATGTTATAGAAATGGATGATGTATAACCAATGAAAATGTTGGTGAAGTCTTCATGTATGTGTCAAAATATGTTAATagtttgtttatataatatttgtttggataatgatttatttagcatttgtactagttgtactatATACGGgaaaaaaatcatcttcatGTTTTTGCTCCCAAAGGCGAAGAAGACAACTGCCGAGCCATAAGAAAATTGTAGTTTAAAATTGTAGTTTAAGATCTGGAAGAGCCGTAAGAAAAAgcatctcgcgtctcgacatcgatcgatggtacatgatgtacatcgatcgatcataatcttcaatcgtcgagacTTCTCttttgtatcgatcgacggcactaggtgtgcatcgatcgattgcgTCTTGTTcatatcgacctctaatggtcagctcggatgaaatatattttaagctcctaaatgctccataattaTCACTTTACTCCAACATACTTCTGAACCATAAAACATACCTAATAAGATAGAATATATAGTGTTATAGATAgtaaaaatacttatataccaaggatgaaaatgggtcaaatccatggtatatcaatttTGCTGTGAAAAAGAGAGATACACAACATCATTAAgataacaatacataaaataattttagaaatagaaatataataatattttacgattttttgaaatattatttaatttaattttataatcatattatttttcttactaaaaattc contains these protein-coding regions:
- the LOC111206188 gene encoding protein DOWN-REGULATED IN DIF1 11, translated to MAMSLSMLTLVFTVVFIMAHTTFSQQFDRYSLEVPEDVNISPMPDFDIYVETPDESPFEADSPTMEYNMKLGRQYSDKQFNFLQICLQKLNSDCGDNIVKNMLDKTTTQLTNECCLILLKIGKDCQLGVAHIISSNTEYNNIASKAIPKSKHTWKDCVRRVGSHIGSPIFLEELN
- the LOC125580342 gene encoding uncharacterized protein LOC125580342, yielding MAKSLSMLMFVFTVVSFMSHTIFSQEYDYSLEDVSIPPIPDYIEAPSQPQVSYYTDEEFAFLQDCLKKVETDYCGAKILKDMLDETTTPLTIGCCRDLLKIGRDCHLVVAKYESVPQNAFIDPSASNAVAKSKYTWKDCVRRIESYIGAPEQSQEFDRYSPEVPEVPEVPEDVNISPTPDFDIHDAHDPPSADSPSLDRRLSYYTDKEFNILQGCLDKVETGYCGAKILTDMLDETTTPLTIECCRYLLKIGRDCHLVVAKYETIPQFAYFDPSASNAVPKSKYTWKDCVRRVESHIGAPISLE